The following proteins come from a genomic window of Bactrocera tryoni isolate S06 chromosome 1, CSIRO_BtryS06_freeze2, whole genome shotgun sequence:
- the LOC120782724 gene encoding uncharacterized protein LOC120782724 isoform X1, which produces MKITLPVLLATLTIYCGATVLSLPPSLIATAASLARHHVRQTRDSHRSATITADATTIHLPQQHIYAVANPQPLQWQAVRPKKDATGFRLDGGNVATNGYTGTNTNSDDILGLSSMDSNNNAGIKLTHPFKVSGNLADGKDAYDLNALLAGAAESLKWKSENAQQTHRRQQQQPRSAQWWHIQAPRIRAMQMKEFFTPLKYWAHHCQPPEHNCPQEYYRALLADRSLAAAAEAKLMDDFTANDGEKVKVKQATTSASAANEDDDVNVNAHAFAQNDGGGIYDSMDNINDDGAVDNVYSDADAVAEMSYDEDEGNNASNDILLLLSGEQDVMKFLSWAMQQLYPYQHFPQLNGSEGAEYYYPGMFNWKKLNLSGHLEPPLVVEEPHYVIVRREQLEDDLPPGIRIEDRKPKQRSALFQNIFNLNHGPQYKDDPFIPPRGRKHNLPDLDALLNRYETFVPNRGKRDKIKDIFKYDDLFFPNRGKKQGPPKAATVPHSGDDRANEVNTAEIAPEGNVDDGGQTDGRRAFLLSDQVDRSDDSNLTVSPAAVAISRLLAGWMKCLQPYELCVQLKRAVDVTRDGNASGIQRSGFEKNNDDNSNNNGDIIDSDIAVSDGYSSGNGGWPDRMARFRRVPTTFGGITRIAANRLRSMPTTIKSAERQQNKSPTRRQGRLPHQQPAMLRYFIRQLRQKQAQRRGSWQWPLLTNQVRTNINDLDLLTWRQQHQDNMNKPLTAQHSSLQQEQVEQPKGQQTEHHHLQHLLGGVSGITAGRSSPETADVGSI; this is translated from the exons ATGAAGATCACGCTTCCCGTGCTCCTCGCCACGCTTACAATTTATTGCGGTGCAACGGTTTTATCTTTGCCACCATCGCTTATCGCCACAGCGGCATCCTTGGCACGGCACCATGTTCGCCAAACACGAGACAGCCACAGAAGCGCTACCATAACAGCTGATGCCACCACGATTCACTTACCACAGCAGCATATTTATGCTGTTGCAAATCCGCAGCCGCTTCAATGGCAGGCGGTGCGCCCGAAGAAGGATGCAACCGGCTTTCGTTTAGACGGCGGCAATGTTGCCACAAATGGCTACACTGGCACAAACACCAACAGCGATGATATTCTGGGCCTTTCCAGTATggatagcaacaacaatgctggTATTAAATTGACGCACCCCTTCAAGGTTAGCGGCAATCTGGCAGATGGTAAGGATGCATACGATCTAAATGCGCTATTGGCAGGTGCCGCTGAAAGCTTGAAATGGAAAAGTGAGAACGCGCAACAAACCCACCgaagacagcaacaacaaccacgaTCAGCCCAATGGTGGCATATACAAGCACCGCGTATACGCGCCATGCAGATGAAGGAATTCTTTACGCCGCTCAAGTACTGGGCGCACCATTGCCAGCCGCCTGAACACAACTGTCCGCAGGAGTACTATCGAGCGCTGCTCGCTGACAG AAGCCTAGCAGCCGCCGCAGAAGCTAAACTAATGGATGACTTCACCGCCAACGACGGTGAGAAAGTAAAGGTGAAACAAGCAACCACCAGCGCGAGCGCTGCCAACGAAGATGATGATGTCAACGTGAATGCGCATGCATTCGCCCAAAACGATGGCGGCGGCATCTATGATTCTATGGACAACATTAATGATGACGGCGCGGTAGATAATGTCTACAGCGATGCTGATGCCGTTGCTGAAATGTCCTATGATGAAGATGAAGGCAACAATGCCAGCAATGACATTTTATTGCTGCTCAGCGGCGAACAAGATGTCATGAAATTTCTGAGTTGGGCCATGCAGCAGCTCTATCCATATCAGCATTTTCCACAGCTGAACGGTAGTGAGGGTGCGGAATACTACTACCCAGGCATGTTCAACTggaagaaattgaatttatcggGACACCTCGAACCGCCTTTGGTGGTGGAGGAGCCTCACTATGTGATTGTGCGGCGCGAGCAGCTGGAAGACGACTTGCCACCAG GCATACGCATCGAAGACCGCAAACCGAAGCAGCGCAGTGCGCTCTTTCAGAATATTTTCAATCTCAATCACG GCCCACAGTACAAAGATGATCCATTCATACCGCCGCGTGGTCGCAAACATAATTTGCCTGATCTGGATGCATTGTTGAATCGCTACGAGACATTTGTGCCGAATCGCGGCAAGCGCGACAAAATCAAAGACATCTTCAAGTATGACGATCTATTTTTTCCGAACCGCGGCAAAAAGCAGGGACCACCAAAGGCTGCAACTGTGCCGCATAGCGGTGACGACAGAGCGAACGAGGTGAATACGGCTGAGATCGCACCTGAAGGCAATGTTGACGATGGTGGTCAGACTGATGGGAGAAGAGCGTTCCTGTTAAGCGATCAAGTTGATAGGAGCGATGACAGCAACCTGACAGTGTCGCCTGCCGCCGTTGCTATCAGTCGTCTGCTGGCTGGATGGATGAAATGCTTGCAACCGTATGAGCTATGTGTGCAGTTGAAAAGAGCGGTCGATGTTACGAGGGATGGTAATGCTTCTGGAATCCAGAGAAGTGGCTTTGAGAAAAACAATgatgacaacagcaacaataatggtGACATAATTGACAGCGATATTGCAGTTTCTGATGGCTACAGCAGTGGCAATGGTGGATGGCCTGACAGAATGGCGCGTTTTCGCCGCGTGCCAACTACATTCGGTGGCATAACACGAATAGCGGCAAATCGTTTGCGTtcaatgccaacaacaataaaatcagCAGAACGCCAGCAAAACAAGAGTCCAACCAGACGGCAAGGGCGCTTACCACACCAACAACCAGCAATGCTACGTTACTTCATTCGACAATTAAGGCAGAAACAAGCCCAGCGCCGCGGTAGCTGGCAATGGCCGCTGCTAACGAATCAAGTGCGAACTAACATTAACGATTTAGATCTGTTGACATGGCGACAGCAACATCAAGATAATATGAATAAACCTTTGACGGCACAACACTCATCATTGCAACAAGAGCAAGTAGAACAACCAAAGGGGCAACAAACCGAACACCATCACCTGCAACATTTACTTGGCGGTGTTAGCGGTATCACCGCAGGGCGCAGCTCTCCAGAGACGGCGGATGTTGGCAGCATATAA
- the LOC120782724 gene encoding uncharacterized protein LOC120782724 isoform X2, with protein sequence MKITLPVLLATLTIYCGATVLSLPPSLIATAASLARHHVRQTRDSHRSATITADATTIHLPQQHIYAVANPQPLQWQAVRPKKDATGFRLDGGNVATNGYTGTNTNSDDILGLSSMDSNNNAGIKLTHPFKVSGNLADGKDAYDLNALLAGAAESLKWKSENAQQTHRRQQQQPRSAQWWHIQAPRIRAMQMKEFFTPLKYWAHHCQPPEHNCPQEYYRALLADRSLAAAAEAKLMDDFTANDGEKVKVKQATTSASAANEDDDVNVNAHAFAQNDGGGIYDSMDNINDDGAVDNVYSDADAVAEMSYDEDEGNNASNDILLLLSGEQDVMKFLSWAMQQLYPYQHFPQLNGSEGAEYYYPGMFNWKKLNLSGHLEPPLVVEEPHYVIVRREQLEDDLPPGPQYKDDPFIPPRGRKHNLPDLDALLNRYETFVPNRGKRDKIKDIFKYDDLFFPNRGKKQGPPKAATVPHSGDDRANEVNTAEIAPEGNVDDGGQTDGRRAFLLSDQVDRSDDSNLTVSPAAVAISRLLAGWMKCLQPYELCVQLKRAVDVTRDGNASGIQRSGFEKNNDDNSNNNGDIIDSDIAVSDGYSSGNGGWPDRMARFRRVPTTFGGITRIAANRLRSMPTTIKSAERQQNKSPTRRQGRLPHQQPAMLRYFIRQLRQKQAQRRGSWQWPLLTNQVRTNINDLDLLTWRQQHQDNMNKPLTAQHSSLQQEQVEQPKGQQTEHHHLQHLLGGVSGITAGRSSPETADVGSI encoded by the exons ATGAAGATCACGCTTCCCGTGCTCCTCGCCACGCTTACAATTTATTGCGGTGCAACGGTTTTATCTTTGCCACCATCGCTTATCGCCACAGCGGCATCCTTGGCACGGCACCATGTTCGCCAAACACGAGACAGCCACAGAAGCGCTACCATAACAGCTGATGCCACCACGATTCACTTACCACAGCAGCATATTTATGCTGTTGCAAATCCGCAGCCGCTTCAATGGCAGGCGGTGCGCCCGAAGAAGGATGCAACCGGCTTTCGTTTAGACGGCGGCAATGTTGCCACAAATGGCTACACTGGCACAAACACCAACAGCGATGATATTCTGGGCCTTTCCAGTATggatagcaacaacaatgctggTATTAAATTGACGCACCCCTTCAAGGTTAGCGGCAATCTGGCAGATGGTAAGGATGCATACGATCTAAATGCGCTATTGGCAGGTGCCGCTGAAAGCTTGAAATGGAAAAGTGAGAACGCGCAACAAACCCACCgaagacagcaacaacaaccacgaTCAGCCCAATGGTGGCATATACAAGCACCGCGTATACGCGCCATGCAGATGAAGGAATTCTTTACGCCGCTCAAGTACTGGGCGCACCATTGCCAGCCGCCTGAACACAACTGTCCGCAGGAGTACTATCGAGCGCTGCTCGCTGACAG AAGCCTAGCAGCCGCCGCAGAAGCTAAACTAATGGATGACTTCACCGCCAACGACGGTGAGAAAGTAAAGGTGAAACAAGCAACCACCAGCGCGAGCGCTGCCAACGAAGATGATGATGTCAACGTGAATGCGCATGCATTCGCCCAAAACGATGGCGGCGGCATCTATGATTCTATGGACAACATTAATGATGACGGCGCGGTAGATAATGTCTACAGCGATGCTGATGCCGTTGCTGAAATGTCCTATGATGAAGATGAAGGCAACAATGCCAGCAATGACATTTTATTGCTGCTCAGCGGCGAACAAGATGTCATGAAATTTCTGAGTTGGGCCATGCAGCAGCTCTATCCATATCAGCATTTTCCACAGCTGAACGGTAGTGAGGGTGCGGAATACTACTACCCAGGCATGTTCAACTggaagaaattgaatttatcggGACACCTCGAACCGCCTTTGGTGGTGGAGGAGCCTCACTATGTGATTGTGCGGCGCGAGCAGCTGGAAGACGACTTGCCACCAG GCCCACAGTACAAAGATGATCCATTCATACCGCCGCGTGGTCGCAAACATAATTTGCCTGATCTGGATGCATTGTTGAATCGCTACGAGACATTTGTGCCGAATCGCGGCAAGCGCGACAAAATCAAAGACATCTTCAAGTATGACGATCTATTTTTTCCGAACCGCGGCAAAAAGCAGGGACCACCAAAGGCTGCAACTGTGCCGCATAGCGGTGACGACAGAGCGAACGAGGTGAATACGGCTGAGATCGCACCTGAAGGCAATGTTGACGATGGTGGTCAGACTGATGGGAGAAGAGCGTTCCTGTTAAGCGATCAAGTTGATAGGAGCGATGACAGCAACCTGACAGTGTCGCCTGCCGCCGTTGCTATCAGTCGTCTGCTGGCTGGATGGATGAAATGCTTGCAACCGTATGAGCTATGTGTGCAGTTGAAAAGAGCGGTCGATGTTACGAGGGATGGTAATGCTTCTGGAATCCAGAGAAGTGGCTTTGAGAAAAACAATgatgacaacagcaacaataatggtGACATAATTGACAGCGATATTGCAGTTTCTGATGGCTACAGCAGTGGCAATGGTGGATGGCCTGACAGAATGGCGCGTTTTCGCCGCGTGCCAACTACATTCGGTGGCATAACACGAATAGCGGCAAATCGTTTGCGTtcaatgccaacaacaataaaatcagCAGAACGCCAGCAAAACAAGAGTCCAACCAGACGGCAAGGGCGCTTACCACACCAACAACCAGCAATGCTACGTTACTTCATTCGACAATTAAGGCAGAAACAAGCCCAGCGCCGCGGTAGCTGGCAATGGCCGCTGCTAACGAATCAAGTGCGAACTAACATTAACGATTTAGATCTGTTGACATGGCGACAGCAACATCAAGATAATATGAATAAACCTTTGACGGCACAACACTCATCATTGCAACAAGAGCAAGTAGAACAACCAAAGGGGCAACAAACCGAACACCATCACCTGCAACATTTACTTGGCGGTGTTAGCGGTATCACCGCAGGGCGCAGCTCTCCAGAGACGGCGGATGTTGGCAGCATATAA